A part of Gouania willdenowi chromosome 2, fGouWil2.1, whole genome shotgun sequence genomic DNA contains:
- the LOC114475387 gene encoding ras-related protein ralB-B-like, translating into MASGKNKNQTSLVLHKVIMVGSGGVGKSALTLQFMYDEFVEDYEPTKADSYRKKVVLDGEDVQIDILDTAGQEDYAAIRDNYFRSGEGFLLVFSITEHESFTATSEFREQILRVKEEETIPLLVVGNKSDLEERRQVSADEATAKAGEWGVQYVETSAKTRANVDKVFFDLMREVRKKKMSESKDKNGPSGKKKKKRCCIL; encoded by the exons ATGGCGTCTGGTAAAAACAAGAACCAGACATCTCTGGTCCTGCACAAGGTGATCATGGTGGGCAGCGGCGGCGTGGGGAAGTCGGCGCTCACGCTGCAGTTCATGTACGACGAG TTCGTGGAGGACTACGAGCCCACGAAGGCCGACAGCTACAGGAAGAAGGTGGTGCTGGACGGGGAGGACGTCCAGATAGACATCCTGGACACGGCGGGACAGGAGGACTACGCCGCCATCAGGGACAACTACTTCCGTAGCGGAGAAGGTTTCCTGCTCGTCTTCTCCATCACTGAGCACGAGTCCTTCACCGCCACGTCTGAGTTCAG GGAGCAGATCCTGCGTGTGAAGGAGGAGGAAACCATTCCTCTGCTCGTGGTCGGGAACAAGTCGGACCTGGAGGAGCGACGGCAGGTTTCTGCTGACGAGGCCACGGCTAAGGCTGGAGAATGGGGCGTTCAGTACGTGGAGACGTCTGCCAAGACCAGAGCCAACGTGGACAAG GTGTTTTTCGACCTCATGCGTGAAGTCCGTAAAAAGAAGATGTCTGAGAGCAAAGACAAGAACGGGCCGAGtggtaagaagaagaagaagcgctGCTGCATACTTTAA